From one Rosa rugosa chromosome 4, drRosRugo1.1, whole genome shotgun sequence genomic stretch:
- the LOC133745409 gene encoding high-affinity nitrate transporter-activating protein 2.1-like has translation MALHGLMLLASLLVLLSCLTETAYGGILLSSLPNTLDVSASPHKPDQVNTPGVLLNFVGNIIAGEDKLGVVWSLNNSFPVGTEAAYKTVNIKLCYAPVSQVGKPERKTEDDLDKDKTCQIEFYTGPYNASVKWRYYESTLDRHVPHASYFVRAYVNDSAGVLVAYGQSSEPNGNENYTVNIFVVSGSHKRPKMVSIWFSVFVLLFFVA, from the exons ATGGCATTACATGGTCTGATGCTCTTGGCCTCTCTTCTCGTTCTTCTttcatgcttaacagaaaccgcTTATGGAGGCATTCTATTATCTTCTCTGCCCAACACTCTTGATGTCTCTGCTTCGCCTCACAAACCAGACCAGG TTAATACACCCGGAGTGTTGTTAAATTTTGTTGGAAACATAATAGCCGGAGAAGATAAACTCGGCGTCGTATGGTCTCTGAACAATAGTTTCCCAGTTGGTACCGAAGCGGCCTATAAGACGGTCAACATCAAGCTTTGCTACGCGCCGGTAAGTCAAGTGGGCAAGCCGGAGAGGAAGACGGAGGACGACCTCGACAAGGACAAGACATGCCAGATAGAGTTCTATACTGGACCTTACAACGCCTCTGTCAAGTGGCGGTACTACGAGTCGACTTTGGATCGCCACGTGCCTCACGCCTCGTACTTCGTACGCGCCTACGTGAACGACTCTGCTGGTGTTCTGGTGGCTTATGGTCAAAGCAGCGAACCGAACGGGAACGAGAACTACACTGTTAATATATTTGTGGTTAGCGGAAGCCACAAGAGGCCTAAGATGGTGTCGATTTGGTTCAGTGTCTTCGTTTTGCTCTTCTTTGTTGCTTAG
- the LOC133744946 gene encoding uncharacterized protein LOC133744946: MRKWDIQKLIQNWTSFNSLKKLEKIFENLKEDREESESEEEENRSDEAKTVPEREEKGTDDQNCENKEDNLQVEVAEQETTSEKNKWEKELQKKEEEIRYITVEKDNLKTKLNEKEQELRKITEEMMNLEERNATLVTDNFCLASSVKDCRGLPLCTLSPEKEEKTPEENKKGELTMRLTEQHSGETVSSMGLYSYVVRLKNRRRIQKKDNIYWWGDVKAKRKKKAKEIEERLKEAEKKEKEEKEKEMKASLPDAERKRLEQMVAQQKLDDVPEDVREAIRQMDAAENAQINKEQEEKQLPPEVVDWEESKVYKFMDQDTKRRVQKYWQNAPSGVYFWDGRQYGAQVSRQDLKDMIMDEPIASNCIECYGILLTDQLLEKESQGLDVPTFMNPLCWNSAENLTVYYVHLYLCEPLFQNLARSNYILFPISHESGFHHTLLIFDKELKNWSHCDSKRPKKSSTGKSFKNVQKMVDMVELWMTAVKEQADDMLEQGCRMKFDEKNSSEEELKMMEVPLTETERESIKWIKNNYKTKMAVTELKDNPQQGEDSLDCGLFVMYTMEKISKKGKIPKKLTKDDILEV; the protein is encoded by the exons atgagaaaatgggacatccagaagctgatacagaattggacaagttttaacagcttgaaaaaactagag aaaatctttgaaaacctgaaggaggatagagaggaatcagaatccgaggaagaggagaatagatcagatgaagcaaagacagttccggaaagagaggaaaaaggaactgatgatcagaattgtgaaaacaaagaagataacctacaagttgaggtggctgaacaggaaacaacttcagaaaaaaacaagtgggagaaagagcttcagaaaaaggaggaggagataagaTATATCACTGTGGAGAAAGATAATTTGAAGACAAAACTGAACGAAAAGGAACAGGAACTCAGGAAAATCACGGAGGAAATGATGAATCTGGAGGAACGAAATGCTACACTTGTGACCGACAATTTCTGCCTTGCATCATcggtgaagga CTGCCGTGGCCTTCCACTTTGTACGTTGAGCCCagagaaagaggagaagacACCAGAGGAGAACAAAAAAGGAGAGTTAACAATGCGCCTTACAGAGCAACATTCTGGTGAAACTGTATCATCAATGGGTCTCTACTCTTACGTTGTGAGATTAAAGAATAGGAGAAGAATACAGAAAAAGGACAACATTTACTGGTGGGGGGATGTGAAAGCAAAAcgaaagaagaaagcaaaggagattgaagagagattgaaagaggctgaaaagaaagaaaaagaagaaaaagaaaaggagatgaAGGCCTCACTGCCAGATGCTGAACGTAAAAGGCTAGAACAGATGGTAGCACAACAGAAGTTGGACGATGTACCAGAGGATGTTCGGGAAGCAATAAGACAGATGGACGCTGCAGAAAATGCACAAATCAATAAAGAGCAAGAAGAGAAGCAGCTACCTCCTGAGGTCGTAGACTGGGAGGAGAGCAAAGTATACAAATTTATGGACCAGGACACCAAGAGGAGAGTCCAGAAATACTggcaaaatgcaccatcagg AGTATACTTCTGGGATGGAAGACAGTATGGAGCACAAGTTTCAAGACAGGATTTAAAAGATATGATCATGGACGAACCGATAGCAAGCAATTGCATCGAATGTTATGGAATTCTCTTGACTGATCAGCTGTTGGAGAAAGAATCACAAGGCTTGGATGTCCCAACTTTTATGAATCCCTTGTGCTGG aattctgcagaaaatttgacGGTGTATTATGTACATCTGTACCTATGCGAACCACTGTTCCAGAATCTGGCAAGATCCAACTATATATTGTTCCCAATCTCACATGAATCAGGATTTCATCATACACTGCTCATTTTTGACAAGGAATTAAAGAACTGGTCCCACTGTGATTCAAAAAGACCGAAAAAATCATCAACtggaaaatcctttaaaaatgtACAAAAAATG GTTGACATGGTAGAACTTTGGATGACAGCAGTAAAAGAACAAGCCGATGACATGCTGGAACAGGGATGCagaatgaaatttgatgaaaagaacagttcagaagaagaactgaaaatgATGGAAGTTCCATTGACTGAAACCGAGAGAGAAAGCATAAAGTGGATCAAGAATAACTATAAAACAAAAATGGCAGTGACAGAACTCAAAGACAACCCTCAGCAAGGAGAAGATTC ATTGGATTGCGGACTTTTTGTAATGTACACAATGGAGAAAATTTCGAAAAAAGGGAAAATTCCAAAGAAGCTCACAAAGGATGATATTTTGGAAGTTTAG